TGCGGTATAATAATCTATAGCGGCGGCTTTCAACGGTTCACCCTGCTTAATATCTGTTGCCGGTAATAATTTAATGCTGTCAATAAGGCGGTCGAAATCTTTCTCTTCTCTGTCCAGCGCCGCCAGCGCGCCCTGGTAGTCGCTCTTTATGAGGCATTGTAGTTTCTGTTCTTCCGCACCTCCTTTGCCGACGAGGATGTTAAATGCTGTCCGTTCTTTCTGAAGGATAGCTGCTCTCAGCCGGATGGCCTTTTTGGGTTGGCAGGCAGTCAGACCTGTTAACAGCAGGGCAATGACCCAGAAATGAATTGGTCTTTTCATATGGTCGTTAACTTTAATGGAGAAGTTCGATACAGGTCTAAGTTATATATTTTCCCACAATTCCCGGCTAATAGCCATTCATCCCGCTTCCATCGATTTTAAACGAAATTTAATTTTTAACTATACCTACTTAATTGTTTTGATACTATTTTTGAGATCTGATATGAAACTATTAATAGGATATTTCCTGTCAATATGTTTTCTTTTATTGGGAAGCTATGCACATGCGGACGAAATCAGTTTGGACCAACCTTGTCAACAGACCACCGAAAACCCGGTACTGACAACGTTGTCATCCCTTCAACACTACGATATCCTTGTATGTTCTATGCCTTCTGGTAAAGAGAGTATAACCGACAGGTCAAAAGCAACGGAAATCGAAGAGGACAGCGACTCGGAATCCTTCAGGAAACTCCTGGAGACCGGCATATGCCGTATTACCTCTTTTTATGCCCTTCAGCCCGGATGTATTGTTCCCATCCTCTTCAGCAGCCACCGGCCCAATTTCTCTCACTTTTCTGCTACGGCTGCTGACAAGTTCATCGTAAACTGCGTCTTCAGGATTTGATTCCTGCAACATAATAGGCGAATACCATCGCCTCATTCCTCTTTACATACTGACAAAAAACAGCTGACCAGGTTGTCTGCATAGCACATCCGCCATGCGACCGGGATTGTCATGTCCTTCCGTTACGCCTGTTCAAACCGACCTGAATCCAAGCATCATTTTATATGAAAAGAATCGTCATGCTCATGGGCCTGTATGCCTTATTGTGCCATACAAGCTGCAAATCGTCCAAAGGAGAAGAAAAAGAAGAAGCTACCAAATTCCTGGTGACCAGTCCGATGAAAATGGACACCACCATTACCCGGGAATATGTCTGCCAGATACGCTCCATACGCAACATCGAACTAAGGGCCCAGGAAAAAGGCTACCTGCAGGGCATCAACGTAGATGAAGGCCAGGCGGTAAAGTCCGGCCAGCTGCTGTTTAAGATCATGCCCAAGCTCTATGAAGCGGAACTGGCAAAATCCGAAGCGGAAGCCCAGGCGGCAGAAATCGAAGTGCAAAACACCAAAAGCCTCGCCGATAAAAATGTAGTGTCCAAAAATGAACTGGCGCTGGCCAATGCCAAACTGCAAAAAGCAAAAGCCGAACTGGCTCTGGCGAAAGTACACCTTGGCTTCACGGAGATCAGAGCGCCGTTCGACGGTATCGTTGACCGCCTCCACCTGAAGCTCGGCAGCCTCGTGGGCGACGGCGACCTGCTCACCACCCTGTCAGACAACAGCCACATGTGGGTGTATTTTAACGTGTCCGAACCGGAATACCTCGACTATCAGGCCAGCCTGAAATCAAAAGGAGAGATGAAAGTGAACCTGCTCATGGCCAATAAACAGGTGTTCAAATATCCCGGCGTAGTGGAGACCATCGAAGGAGAATTCAACAACGAAACCGGTAACATCGCGTTCAGGGCCAATTTCCCTAACCCGGACAAACTGCTCAGACACGGGGAAACCGGCAGCATCCTGATGGACATGCCCCTGAAAAACGCTCTCATCATCCCTCAGAAAGCAACCATGGAAATCATGGACAAAAAATATGTTTTCGTAGTAGGCAAAGACAATGTGGTGGCCTTAAAAGCCATTACCATCGGCGCCGAAATGCCCGATCTGTATGTGGTGAAGGAAGGCCTGGCCGAAAATGACAAAATACTGCTGGAAGGTTTACGGAAAGTGAAAGACAAAGACAAAATCACTTTCGACTATGAAGAACCGGCAAAGGTGATGTCCCACCTGAAGTTACCAACGGAATAACGTAAACC
The Chitinophaga varians genome window above contains:
- a CDS encoding efflux RND transporter periplasmic adaptor subunit, with translation MKRIVMLMGLYALLCHTSCKSSKGEEKEEATKFLVTSPMKMDTTITREYVCQIRSIRNIELRAQEKGYLQGINVDEGQAVKSGQLLFKIMPKLYEAELAKSEAEAQAAEIEVQNTKSLADKNVVSKNELALANAKLQKAKAELALAKVHLGFTEIRAPFDGIVDRLHLKLGSLVGDGDLLTTLSDNSHMWVYFNVSEPEYLDYQASLKSKGEMKVNLLMANKQVFKYPGVVETIEGEFNNETGNIAFRANFPNPDKLLRHGETGSILMDMPLKNALIIPQKATMEIMDKKYVFVVGKDNVVALKAITIGAEMPDLYVVKEGLAENDKILLEGLRKVKDKDKITFDYEEPAKVMSHLKLPTE